In Nonomuraea sp. NBC_00507, the following are encoded in one genomic region:
- a CDS encoding glycosyltransferase family 2 protein, protein MSTPETPKSGPAVEEAPYVTIVLPCYNEQDHVIDEVERITKAMDSSGYTYELLAIDDCSTDLTLARLQEAAPSYPHLRVRAFHRNGGSGTVRRIGSQDAKGQIVVWTDADMTYPNERIPELVQILEKDPTIDQVVGARTTEEGSHKLLRVPAKFVIRKVAEMLAGQKIPDLNSGLRAFRKSVAKPYLRLLPPGFSCVTTITLSFLSNQHDIYYLPIDYAKRAGTSKFSFVSDAYRYILQVLRMIMYFNPLKVLMPPALWLVGIGFVKGVWDMVQHPFYFPANTVMIFLSGMLIGSVALLADLIVRSRGE, encoded by the coding sequence GTGAGCACGCCTGAGACCCCCAAGAGTGGACCCGCCGTGGAAGAAGCGCCCTACGTCACCATCGTCCTTCCCTGCTACAACGAGCAGGATCACGTCATCGACGAAGTCGAGCGCATCACGAAGGCCATGGACTCGAGCGGCTACACCTATGAGCTCCTGGCCATCGACGACTGTTCCACCGACTTGACGCTGGCCAGGCTGCAGGAGGCCGCGCCCAGCTACCCGCATCTGCGCGTGCGCGCCTTCCACCGCAACGGCGGTTCCGGCACCGTGCGGCGCATCGGGTCGCAGGACGCCAAGGGCCAGATCGTGGTCTGGACCGACGCCGACATGACCTACCCCAACGAGCGCATCCCCGAGCTGGTGCAGATCCTGGAGAAGGATCCGACGATCGACCAGGTGGTCGGCGCACGCACCACTGAGGAGGGCTCGCACAAGCTGCTGCGGGTGCCCGCCAAGTTCGTGATCCGCAAGGTCGCGGAGATGCTGGCCGGTCAGAAGATCCCCGACCTCAACTCGGGGTTGCGGGCCTTCCGCAAGTCGGTGGCCAAACCCTATCTGCGGCTGCTGCCTCCCGGGTTCTCGTGCGTGACGACGATCACGCTGTCGTTCCTGTCCAACCAGCACGACATCTACTACCTGCCGATCGACTACGCCAAGCGGGCCGGCACGTCGAAGTTCAGCTTCGTGTCCGACGCCTACCGCTACATCCTGCAGGTGCTGCGGATGATCATGTACTTCAACCCGCTCAAGGTGCTGATGCCGCCCGCTTTGTGGCTGGTCGGCATCGGGTTCGTGAAGGGTGTCTGGGACATGGTCCAGCACCCGTTCTATTTCCCGGCCAACACCGTCATGATCTTCCTGTCCGGGATGCTGATCGGGTCCGTGGCGTTGCTGGCCGACCTGATCGTGCGCTCGCGGGGAGAGTAG
- a CDS encoding glycosyltransferase family 4 protein: protein MRIAIVGPTYPYKGGGAQHTTELAHRLSALGHDVMIESWRAQYPSFLYPGQQTISTPEGTPYPETVRRLDWRRPDGWVAAGRRLRSADLVVLAVLSPVQVPAYLGILYGISRKARTIALCHNVLPHESKPCDEPLMKALLKRVDGVLAHSEQQAGLARGLTGKPVSVAALPPHLPSTMAERSSQVHRRLLFFGMVRPYKGLDLLLRALPEGVSLTVAGEFWGGLDETKALIDELGLGERVELRPGYVAAEDVPKLFAAADALVLPYRSATASQNVWLAHEHGVPVIATRVGALADHVTDGVDGLLVEPGDAGALRETLERFYASGEPERLRSGVKAVDPEPFWAAYAGTLLGT from the coding sequence GTGCGGATCGCGATCGTCGGGCCGACCTATCCGTACAAGGGCGGCGGGGCGCAGCACACCACGGAGCTGGCGCACCGGCTGTCGGCGCTCGGGCACGATGTGATGATCGAGTCGTGGCGGGCGCAATATCCGTCGTTCCTCTACCCGGGACAGCAGACGATCTCCACCCCCGAGGGCACGCCCTATCCGGAGACCGTGCGCAGGCTCGACTGGCGGCGGCCGGACGGCTGGGTGGCGGCCGGGCGGCGGCTGCGGTCGGCCGACCTGGTGGTGCTGGCCGTGCTGAGCCCGGTGCAGGTCCCCGCGTACTTGGGGATTTTGTACGGGATTTCGCGAAAAGCCAGGACGATTGCCCTCTGTCATAACGTCCTGCCGCATGAGTCGAAGCCCTGCGACGAGCCGCTCATGAAGGCCCTGCTCAAGCGGGTCGACGGCGTGCTCGCCCACTCCGAGCAGCAGGCCGGGCTGGCCCGAGGGCTCACGGGCAAGCCGGTCAGCGTGGCGGCGCTGCCCCCGCACCTGCCGTCCACCATGGCCGAACGTTCCTCGCAGGTGCACCGCCGGTTGTTGTTCTTCGGCATGGTCCGCCCGTACAAGGGGTTGGACCTGCTGCTCAGGGCGTTGCCCGAGGGCGTCTCGCTGACGGTGGCAGGTGAGTTCTGGGGCGGGCTCGACGAGACGAAGGCGCTGATCGACGAGCTGGGCCTCGGGGAGCGGGTGGAGTTGCGGCCCGGCTACGTGGCCGCCGAGGACGTGCCCAAGCTGTTCGCCGCGGCAGACGCGCTCGTGCTGCCCTACCGGAGCGCGACCGCGAGCCAGAACGTCTGGCTCGCCCACGAGCACGGCGTCCCCGTGATCGCCACCCGGGTGGGGGCGCTGGCCGACCACGTCACCGACGGCGTGGACGGGCTGCTCGTCGAGCCCGGCGACGCCGGCGCGCTGCGGGAGACTCTTGAGCGGTTCTACGCCTCGGGGGAGCCCGAGAGGTTGCGGTCGGGGGTCAAGGCCGTCGATCCCGAGCCGTTCTGGGCCGCGTACGCGGGGACGCTCCTGGGCACCTGA
- a CDS encoding lysylphosphatidylglycerol synthase transmembrane domain-containing protein codes for MLRRLLRIVLALIAVGFLGYGLARNWEETTAAVAAMSPWAVLGAFLAVLVGQFCMLVAWREILAGLGTRVPLRIAGRIMFVGQLGKYIPGAVWAYAAMMDLGRDHGSPPRRTFATISLGLVINIGVAISIAAATLWTLDAVRQAWFLALLVPVIAVCLHPKVLTWGLNLALRIARKEPLESVLPGRTVVVAVAWTTLGWFAYGIHIWLLSGRADLYIIATGAYAFAWATGILTVVVPAGVGIREGALVLVLGPVIGTAPALAVAIVSRLAFTLADATAAGVSFLLGRQVPRSVPAYAAQNGSGSTALTPDRNLSGSPEA; via the coding sequence ATGCTCCGTCGGCTGCTGCGCATCGTCCTCGCCCTGATCGCGGTCGGATTCCTCGGCTACGGCCTGGCGCGCAACTGGGAGGAGACCACCGCCGCCGTGGCGGCGATGTCTCCGTGGGCGGTGCTGGGGGCCTTCCTCGCGGTGCTGGTCGGCCAGTTCTGCATGCTGGTGGCCTGGCGGGAGATCCTGGCGGGGCTGGGCACGCGGGTGCCGCTGCGGATCGCCGGGCGGATCATGTTCGTGGGCCAGCTGGGCAAATACATCCCGGGCGCGGTGTGGGCGTACGCGGCGATGATGGACCTGGGCCGGGACCATGGGAGCCCGCCGCGGCGCACGTTCGCGACGATCTCGCTCGGCCTGGTGATCAACATCGGGGTGGCGATCTCGATCGCGGCGGCCACCCTGTGGACGCTGGACGCGGTGCGGCAGGCCTGGTTCCTGGCGCTGCTCGTGCCGGTGATCGCCGTGTGCCTGCACCCCAAGGTGCTCACCTGGGGCCTCAACCTGGCGCTGCGCATCGCCCGCAAGGAGCCGCTGGAGAGCGTGCTGCCCGGCCGGACCGTGGTCGTCGCGGTGGCGTGGACCACGCTCGGCTGGTTCGCCTACGGCATCCACATCTGGCTGCTCAGCGGCCGCGCGGACCTCTACATCATCGCGACCGGGGCCTACGCGTTCGCCTGGGCGACCGGCATCCTCACCGTCGTGGTGCCGGCGGGCGTCGGGATCAGGGAGGGCGCGCTGGTGCTCGTGCTCGGGCCGGTCATCGGCACCGCACCGGCGCTGGCCGTGGCGATCGTGTCGCGGCTGGCGTTCACGCTGGCGGACGCGACGGCGGCGGGCGTTTCCTTCCTGCTCGGCCGTCAGGTGCCCAGGAGCGTCCCCGCGTACGCGGCCCAGAACGGCTCGGGATCGACGGCCTTGACCCCCGACCGCAACCTCTCGGGCTCCCCCGAGGCGTAG
- a CDS encoding acyltransferase family protein, translated as MSDTRFSRPAASPPSPAGSEEGGGPANTGARWPLPEEAFWSEQTDPHGVLPDDQPGPRAATSPAGPRAVTAAPSRTPTTAPEVPVGPPGADGERIGHGERIGREERIGREERETATDERSRVHGVATDERPLTQAEPTPEAEPGKRKRDPFLDNVKFVLIALVVVGHSLVPTLSADSSRALYIFIYTFHMPLFVLISGYLSRNFWNSNAKTNKLVDTFLVPYVVVEVGYAALRFSLGQKWSLTIIDPAWLNWYLLALLFWRLSTPVWKRMKYPIPVAIAIYLFAGFSQISGDFSMDRFFGLLPFFVIGLVLQPEHFELLNRRWIKIVSGFTVIGAAAVAIYVAPQAPLDPFYFKHSFQDMDLSWYMGLGLRTGLLVCSLAMCFAVLALVPRGETWFSDLGTRTLYCYLLHGIPVLIAKEMGWLEFPWLHGPLGVLAISSSCFALAIVLCLPETRTVFKWVLEPRLVWLYRRPSGS; from the coding sequence GTGTCTGACACCAGATTCTCTCGACCGGCTGCATCCCCGCCGAGCCCGGCGGGTTCGGAAGAGGGAGGTGGGCCCGCCAATACGGGCGCGCGGTGGCCGCTGCCGGAGGAGGCCTTCTGGAGCGAGCAGACCGACCCGCACGGCGTCCTGCCGGACGACCAGCCGGGCCCTCGCGCCGCCACGTCGCCGGCCGGTCCGCGCGCCGTCACCGCCGCGCCCTCCAGGACGCCCACCACGGCTCCCGAGGTGCCCGTCGGGCCGCCAGGCGCGGATGGGGAGCGCATCGGGCATGGAGAGCGCATCGGGCGTGAAGAGCGCATCGGGCGTGAAGAGCGCGAGACCGCGACGGACGAGCGCTCCCGAGTGCATGGGGTCGCGACGGACGAGCGGCCGCTGACGCAGGCCGAGCCGACGCCGGAGGCCGAGCCGGGCAAGCGCAAGCGCGACCCGTTCCTCGACAACGTCAAGTTCGTCCTGATCGCGCTCGTGGTCGTCGGCCACTCGCTGGTGCCGACGCTGTCGGCCGACTCCTCCAGGGCCCTCTACATCTTCATCTACACCTTCCACATGCCGTTGTTCGTGCTGATCAGCGGCTACCTGTCCAGAAACTTCTGGAACTCCAACGCCAAGACCAACAAGCTGGTCGACACGTTCCTGGTCCCCTACGTCGTCGTCGAGGTCGGCTACGCCGCGCTCCGCTTCTCCCTGGGCCAGAAGTGGAGCCTGACGATCATCGACCCGGCGTGGCTCAACTGGTATCTGCTGGCGCTGCTGTTCTGGCGGTTGTCCACACCGGTGTGGAAGCGGATGAAATACCCCATCCCGGTGGCCATCGCGATCTACCTGTTCGCCGGGTTCTCACAGATCTCCGGCGATTTCAGTATGGACCGCTTCTTCGGCCTCCTGCCGTTCTTCGTGATCGGCCTCGTGCTGCAGCCCGAGCACTTCGAGCTGCTCAACCGGCGGTGGATCAAGATCGTGTCCGGGTTCACGGTCATCGGCGCGGCCGCGGTGGCGATCTACGTCGCGCCCCAGGCGCCGCTCGACCCGTTCTACTTCAAGCACAGCTTCCAGGACATGGACCTTTCCTGGTACATGGGGCTGGGCCTGCGCACCGGGCTTCTGGTGTGCTCGCTGGCCATGTGCTTCGCCGTCCTGGCGCTGGTGCCCAGGGGTGAGACGTGGTTCTCCGACCTCGGCACCCGCACGCTCTACTGCTACCTCCTGCACGGCATCCCGGTGCTGATCGCCAAGGAGATGGGCTGGCTGGAGTTCCCGTGGCTGCACGGGCCGCTCGGCGTGCTGGCGATCAGCTCCAGCTGCTTCGCCCTGGCGATCGTGTTGTGTCTGCCGGAGACCAGGACGGTCTTCAAGTGGGTGCTCGAGCCCCGCCTCGTCTGGCTCTATCGCCGTCCCTCTGGAAGTTAA
- a CDS encoding glycosyltransferase: MRACVATTVHHPEDARIMHRQIRALLDAGHEVTYVAPFTYYNVTPAMGVTAVDVARSASFGKARAALRRGVRGADLLIVHDHRLLSALPYRRPPVVWDMREDVTPRQLARAERRHRVITSAVVPEATLVSPSPPPPGDTRVVHLGRLSVERGVNELIGLAEQLVPHGVRLDLMGSAERDVRPLLRDAQRVGLLDWFGYVPNRHALRMAEGALAGLSLADGTVREVPTKIMDYMGRGLPVITTPQGATLVEGAGCGLVVPLDVDAVLNAVLDLKEDAVRRIRLGAQGHAEARLHHHWPDHAAAFVRQAESWAGKPATHALAV; the protein is encoded by the coding sequence ATGCGCGCATGTGTCGCCACAACCGTCCATCACCCCGAGGACGCCCGGATCATGCATAGGCAGATCAGGGCGTTGCTCGACGCGGGCCACGAGGTGACCTATGTGGCGCCGTTCACCTACTACAACGTGACCCCGGCCATGGGGGTCACCGCGGTGGACGTGGCCCGCTCGGCCTCGTTCGGCAAGGCACGGGCGGCGCTCAGACGCGGCGTCAGGGGCGCGGACTTGCTGATCGTCCATGACCACCGGCTGCTGAGCGCACTGCCGTACCGGCGTCCTCCGGTCGTGTGGGACATGCGCGAAGACGTCACGCCCAGGCAACTGGCCCGCGCCGAGCGGCGCCACCGGGTGATCACCTCCGCGGTGGTGCCCGAAGCGACCCTGGTGTCGCCCAGTCCTCCCCCTCCTGGCGACACCAGGGTCGTGCACCTCGGCCGCCTGTCGGTCGAGCGCGGCGTCAACGAGCTGATCGGTCTGGCCGAGCAGCTGGTGCCGCACGGCGTCCGGCTGGACCTCATGGGGTCCGCCGAGCGCGACGTGCGCCCGCTGCTGCGGGACGCGCAGCGGGTCGGCCTGCTCGACTGGTTCGGGTACGTGCCCAACCGGCACGCGCTGCGCATGGCCGAGGGCGCGCTGGCCGGCCTGTCGCTGGCCGACGGCACGGTACGCGAGGTGCCGACGAAGATCATGGACTACATGGGCCGCGGGCTGCCGGTGATCACCACGCCGCAGGGGGCCACGCTGGTGGAGGGCGCAGGCTGCGGACTGGTCGTGCCGCTGGACGTGGACGCCGTGCTGAACGCTGTCCTGGACCTGAAGGAGGACGCGGTGCGGCGGATCAGGCTGGGCGCCCAGGGCCACGCCGAGGCGCGTCTGCACCACCACTGGCCGGACCACGCGGCGGCCTTCGTGCGCCAGGCCGAGTCGTGGGCGGGCAAGCCCGCCACGCACGCTCTGGCGGTGTAG
- a CDS encoding acetoacetate decarboxylase family protein: MASHLIQGRTVDMPVRVRDAEICSAFYPVRADAARAVIAYSGLDVAEALPGKAVCMLLFVDYRDGDLDTYHEFGMAFLVRPPGGSGAKGLADLREAGIFVHWLPVDQRFTLDAGRTIWGFPKELADIELRLGSPYKRCILRKDDRLVLDMLIKPGVPVPGAAAMAPMDAYTHRDGVTRRVPWSVRARGAKMRPSGALIRLGNHPIAKELSELGLPKRAMFTTTVSRATMTFGAAVEI, encoded by the coding sequence ATGGCATCTCATCTGATCCAGGGCCGGACGGTGGACATGCCTGTCCGGGTGAGGGACGCGGAGATCTGCAGTGCCTTCTACCCGGTGCGTGCCGACGCCGCCCGGGCGGTCATCGCGTACTCCGGGCTCGACGTGGCTGAGGCGCTGCCCGGCAAGGCCGTGTGCATGCTGCTGTTCGTCGACTACCGCGACGGGGACCTCGACACCTACCACGAGTTCGGGATGGCCTTCCTGGTCCGCCCTCCGGGCGGCTCGGGGGCCAAGGGACTCGCCGATCTCCGGGAAGCGGGGATCTTCGTGCACTGGTTGCCCGTGGACCAGCGGTTCACGCTGGACGCGGGGCGCACGATCTGGGGGTTCCCGAAAGAGCTCGCGGACATCGAGTTGCGGCTCGGCTCGCCGTACAAACGGTGCATCCTGCGCAAGGACGACAGGCTCGTGCTGGACATGCTGATCAAGCCGGGGGTGCCGGTGCCGGGCGCCGCGGCGATGGCGCCGATGGACGCCTACACGCACCGGGATGGGGTCACGCGGCGCGTCCCCTGGTCCGTACGAGCCCGCGGCGCCAAGATGCGGCCCAGCGGCGCGCTGATCCGCCTGGGCAACCACCCCATCGCCAAGGAGTTGAGCGAGCTGGGTCTGCCCAAGCGGGCCATGTTCACCACGACGGTCTCGCGGGCGACGATGACGTTCGGCGCAGCCGTGGAGATCTGA
- a CDS encoding glycosyltransferase family 2 protein, with translation MKISCVILTMGNRVAELNRAVESALNQIDGDVEVVIVGNGADVPEVSATPPEGSAAVVKSIRLDQNTGIPAGRNRGVEECSGDVVLFLDDDGWYASQKVVAHVRDRFATEPDLAVISFRVMDPDGGIGQRRHVPRLRAGDPQRSSPVTTFLGGASAVRRSAFLQVGGLPERFFYAHEETDLAWRLLGEGYRIEYDAETVMYHPQVPPTRHANFHRLNARNRVWLARRNLPWPLAVLYLTNWVALTLVRERGSSTALKAWFAGFMEGLRSPAGERRPMAWRTAWRMVKLGRPPIV, from the coding sequence TTGAAGATCTCGTGTGTCATTCTCACCATGGGCAACCGGGTCGCGGAGCTGAACCGGGCGGTCGAGTCCGCGCTCAACCAGATCGACGGCGACGTCGAAGTGGTGATCGTGGGCAACGGCGCCGACGTGCCCGAGGTGTCGGCCACGCCACCCGAGGGGTCCGCCGCGGTCGTGAAGTCGATCCGGCTCGACCAGAACACGGGCATCCCCGCCGGCCGTAATCGCGGCGTGGAGGAGTGCTCGGGAGACGTCGTGTTGTTTCTCGACGACGACGGCTGGTATGCCAGCCAGAAGGTCGTGGCGCACGTGCGTGATCGCTTCGCCACCGAGCCGGACCTGGCGGTGATCTCTTTTCGGGTGATGGACCCCGACGGCGGCATCGGCCAGCGGCGGCACGTGCCCCGGCTGCGTGCGGGTGACCCGCAGCGCTCCTCGCCGGTCACGACCTTCCTCGGCGGCGCCTCGGCCGTCAGGCGCTCGGCGTTCCTGCAGGTGGGCGGCCTGCCCGAGCGTTTCTTCTACGCCCACGAGGAGACCGACCTGGCCTGGCGGCTGCTCGGCGAGGGTTACCGGATCGAATATGACGCCGAGACGGTGATGTACCACCCGCAGGTCCCGCCGACCCGGCACGCCAACTTCCACCGGCTCAACGCCCGCAACCGTGTCTGGCTGGCCCGCCGCAACCTGCCGTGGCCGCTGGCGGTGCTCTACCTGACCAACTGGGTGGCGCTCACCCTCGTCCGCGAACGCGGGTCGTCGACGGCGCTCAAGGCGTGGTTCGCCGGGTTCATGGAGGGTCTGCGCAGCCCGGCAGGCGAGCGGCGGCCGATGGCCTGGCGCACGGCCTGGCGCATGGTCAAGCTCGGCCGCCCCCCGATCGTCTAG
- a CDS encoding CDP-alcohol phosphatidyltransferase family protein — MSTPSVAELRRVAQPAGHLDRRNGEHWAGVLYMRRLSIYVTWLMTKTPVTPNQLTWLMTFAGIAAGVVLALPGLWAVVAAALLVQVYLLLDCSDGELARWTGKTSLVGVYLDRVGAYFTEAALLVGLGWRASAVMPDWYTVLGVAAALGAILIKAETDLVEVARAKGGLPAATEASAVQFRSGLLALGRRVLSATQFHRIMQPIELSLLALAAAIVDQFAGGLTVTRVLLAACFVAACLQVVLHLVSIVSSRRLA, encoded by the coding sequence ATGTCCACGCCTTCGGTCGCTGAGCTGCGGCGGGTCGCCCAGCCCGCCGGCCACCTCGATCGCAGGAACGGCGAGCACTGGGCAGGCGTGCTCTACATGCGCAGGTTGTCCATCTACGTCACCTGGCTGATGACCAAGACGCCGGTCACGCCCAACCAGCTCACCTGGCTGATGACGTTCGCCGGGATCGCGGCCGGTGTCGTGCTGGCCTTGCCGGGGCTGTGGGCCGTCGTGGCCGCCGCACTGCTCGTGCAGGTCTACCTGCTGCTCGACTGCTCCGACGGTGAGCTGGCCCGCTGGACGGGGAAGACCTCGCTGGTCGGCGTCTATCTGGACCGCGTCGGGGCCTACTTCACCGAGGCCGCGTTGCTGGTCGGGCTGGGCTGGCGGGCGTCGGCCGTCATGCCCGATTGGTATACGGTGCTGGGCGTCGCCGCCGCGCTCGGCGCCATCCTCATCAAGGCCGAGACCGACCTCGTGGAGGTGGCCCGGGCCAAGGGGGGCCTGCCGGCCGCCACCGAGGCGTCCGCGGTGCAGTTTCGCTCCGGGCTGCTGGCACTGGGCCGGCGGGTGCTGTCGGCGACGCAATTCCACCGGATCATGCAGCCGATCGAGCTGTCGTTGCTCGCGCTGGCGGCCGCGATCGTCGACCAGTTCGCCGGCGGCCTGACGGTCACCCGGGTTCTTCTCGCCGCGTGTTTCGTAGCGGCTTGCCTACAGGTTGTTCTGCATTTGGTAAGCATCGTCTCGTCGAGGCGCCTGGCGTGA
- a CDS encoding iron-containing alcohol dehydrogenase family protein — translation MLPAPLTMQVRRGAVAELGALLADSRVATSGRVAVAVGPGQGDHIESLIAPQLDEAEVFRVADGSVDAAVTLGADLRKGAYEVVVGVGGGKTIDATKYAASLAGIPMVAVATNLSHDGICSPTASLVYEGGKGTFGVPMPLAILVDLDFVHSAPKSLVRAGVGDVVSNLSAIEDWQLGNIERGEPIDGLACSMARTSAEALIGRDDSIESDAFLTVLAESLILSGMSMVIAGSSRPASGGDHEILHAVDQLFPGTSNHGELAGIGAAFCFFLREDKARVTQVVDCLRRHELPVVPADIGLSDEQFAEAVALAPATRPGRYTILEHLRMQDNEIRDRVGDYVHAFGR, via the coding sequence ATGTTGCCGGCGCCGCTGACCATGCAGGTCAGACGTGGCGCCGTGGCCGAGCTCGGCGCTCTGCTGGCCGATAGCCGCGTGGCGACCTCCGGCAGGGTCGCCGTGGCAGTCGGCCCCGGCCAGGGCGACCACATCGAGAGCCTGATCGCGCCTCAGCTGGATGAGGCCGAGGTGTTCAGGGTGGCCGACGGGTCGGTCGACGCGGCCGTCACGCTCGGCGCGGACCTGCGCAAGGGCGCCTACGAGGTGGTGGTCGGCGTCGGCGGCGGCAAGACCATCGACGCGACCAAATACGCCGCGTCGCTGGCCGGCATCCCGATGGTCGCGGTGGCCACCAACCTCTCCCACGACGGCATCTGCTCGCCCACCGCCTCCCTGGTGTACGAGGGCGGCAAGGGCACCTTCGGGGTGCCGATGCCACTGGCGATCCTGGTGGACCTCGACTTCGTGCACAGCGCGCCGAAGTCGCTGGTCAGGGCGGGCGTGGGCGACGTGGTGAGCAACCTGTCGGCCATTGAGGACTGGCAGCTCGGCAACATCGAGCGGGGCGAGCCCATCGACGGGCTGGCCTGCTCGATGGCCCGCACCTCCGCCGAGGCGCTCATCGGCCGCGACGACTCCATCGAGTCCGACGCGTTCCTGACCGTGCTGGCCGAATCCCTGATCCTGTCCGGCATGTCCATGGTGATCGCGGGGTCATCCCGGCCCGCGAGCGGTGGAGACCATGAGATCCTTCATGCCGTGGATCAGCTCTTCCCCGGCACCTCCAACCACGGCGAGCTCGCCGGCATCGGTGCCGCCTTCTGCTTCTTCCTGAGGGAGGACAAGGCCCGGGTCACGCAGGTGGTCGACTGCCTGCGGCGGCACGAGCTGCCGGTCGTCCCCGCCGACATCGGGCTGAGCGACGAGCAGTTCGCCGAGGCCGTCGCGCTGGCGCCGGCGACCCGCCCCGGCCGTTACACGATCCTGGAGCACCTGCGCATGCAGGACAACGAGATCCGCGATCGGGTGGGGGACTATGTCCACGCCTTCGGTCGCTGA
- a CDS encoding phosphocholine cytidylyltransferase family protein, with protein sequence MLGMVLAAGAGRRLRPYTDTLPKALVPVDGETTIMDISLRNLAEVDLREIVIIIGYAAQAVHERKDAFEKKYGVKLTLVHNDKAEEWNNAYSLWCARDYFSQGALLVNGDTVHPVSVEKTLLSAPETSDILLAVDDVKKLADEEMKVTLSPDGSLRRITKLMDPAEAYGEYIGATLIRPGAGERLADALKATFERDPQLYYEDGYQEMVERGETIHAAPIGEVDWVEVDNHDDLAKARTIAVRY encoded by the coding sequence TTGCTGGGAATGGTGCTGGCCGCTGGGGCCGGACGACGCCTGCGGCCGTACACCGACACGCTGCCCAAGGCGCTCGTGCCGGTCGACGGTGAAACCACGATCATGGACATCTCGCTGCGCAACCTGGCCGAGGTGGACCTGCGCGAGATCGTGATCATCATCGGGTACGCCGCTCAGGCCGTGCACGAGCGCAAGGACGCCTTCGAGAAGAAATACGGCGTCAAGCTCACCCTGGTGCACAACGACAAGGCCGAGGAGTGGAACAACGCCTACTCCCTGTGGTGCGCCCGCGACTACTTCTCCCAGGGCGCACTGCTGGTCAACGGCGACACCGTGCACCCGGTCTCGGTCGAGAAGACGCTCCTGTCCGCCCCCGAGACCAGCGACATCCTGCTGGCCGTCGACGACGTCAAGAAGCTCGCCGACGAGGAGATGAAGGTCACGCTCTCGCCTGACGGCTCGCTGCGGCGCATCACCAAGCTGATGGACCCGGCCGAGGCCTACGGCGAATACATCGGCGCCACCCTGATCAGACCGGGTGCCGGAGAGCGGCTGGCCGACGCGCTGAAGGCCACGTTCGAGCGTGACCCGCAGCTCTACTACGAGGACGGTTACCAGGAGATGGTCGAGCGCGGTGAGACGATCCACGCCGCGCCCATCGGCGAGGTCGACTGGGTCGAGGTGGACAACCACGACGACCTGGCCAAGGCCCGCACCATAGCCGTTCGCTACTGA
- a CDS encoding DUF5941 domain-containing protein, with translation MSPVHMAPVPNSTVVAYRDDGPLSRAMGLLVAGQLPPLPPVLAGTFVTGVLLVLGVAGTDGLAVFAPAVTLLLAGPGSTHPHDGRLDWLVPPMLRVIEYTFVAACGFAHQLNPALIFLLLGALAFHHYDLVYRLRQHIYAPSWLSTLGLGWDGRMMAVSLVALLGSLTFGYLVLALYLWALFAWESLTCLLAAPRSGVEATDMGTQD, from the coding sequence ATGAGTCCTGTGCACATGGCCCCCGTACCCAACAGCACTGTCGTGGCCTACCGCGACGACGGTCCGCTCTCCCGTGCCATGGGCCTGCTCGTGGCCGGGCAGCTGCCGCCGCTGCCGCCGGTGCTCGCCGGCACGTTCGTCACCGGCGTGCTGCTGGTGCTCGGTGTCGCGGGTACCGACGGGCTCGCGGTGTTCGCGCCGGCCGTGACGCTGCTGCTGGCCGGGCCCGGCAGCACTCATCCGCACGACGGCAGGCTCGACTGGCTCGTTCCGCCGATGCTGCGGGTGATCGAGTACACGTTCGTGGCCGCGTGCGGGTTCGCCCACCAGCTGAACCCGGCGCTGATCTTCCTGTTGCTCGGCGCGCTGGCGTTCCACCACTACGATCTGGTCTATCGGCTGCGGCAGCACATCTACGCGCCGTCGTGGCTGTCCACGCTGGGGCTCGGCTGGGACGGCCGGATGATGGCGGTCTCGCTGGTCGCTCTCCTGGGGTCGTTGACCTTCGGTTACCTTGTGCTCGCGCTCTACCTGTGGGCGTTGTTCGCCTGGGAGAGCTTGACCTGCTTGCTGGCCGCACCCCGATCTGGGGTGGAAGCGACCGATATGGGAACGCAAGACTAA